In the Brassica napus cultivar Da-Ae chromosome A7, Da-Ae, whole genome shotgun sequence genome, one interval contains:
- the LOC106356925 gene encoding FCS-Like Zinc finger 6-like: MLLGKRQRPPINRITSLSEIKFDLNLPGESEVSSTQQSPIQNTMVEPYVSNGQLVAAAVDQRLLAMVSPRGNLRRHSGNFSDAGHFLRSCSLCERLLVPGRDIYMYRGDTAFCSLDCRQQQMAQDEWKEKGKTGKESTVATTGKGGRASTAV; encoded by the exons ATGTTGCTAGGAAAGAGACAACGACCACCGATTAACAGAATAACGAGCCTATCGGAGATAAAGTTCGATCTCAACCTTCCCGGAGAATCAGAGGTATCATCAACTCAGCAGAGTCCAATCCAAAACACCATGGTGGAACCATACGTTTCCAACGGTCAACTCGTAGCAGCAGCCGTCGATCAACGGCTCTTAGCTATGGTCTCACCGAGAGGTAACCTAAGGAGACACTCAGGAAATTTTTCCGACGCTGGACATTTCTTGAGATCTTGCTCCCTCTGCGAACGCTTACTTGTTCCTGGCCGCGACATCTATATGTATAG GGGAGATACGGCCTTTTGTAGCTTGGACTGCAGGCAACAGCAAATGGCACAAGACGAGTGGAAAGAGAAAGGTAAAACGGGAAAGGAATCGACGGTGGCGACCACCGGCAAGGGAGGGAGAGCTTCAACCGCCGTGTAA